One segment of Comamonas thiooxydans DNA contains the following:
- the aqpZ gene encoding aquaporin Z, whose amino-acid sequence MASNVKKWSAEFLGTFWLTFGGCGSAVLAAAFPEVGIGLLGVSFAFGLTVLTGAYAFGPVSGGHFNPAVSVGLAVAGRFRFAELPGYIIAQVLGAIVAAAALYFIASGKAGAQVADLATNGYGDHSPGKFNMAAALVTEVVLTAVFLLVILGSTTKKAAVGFAGMSIGLCLTLIHLISIPVTNTSVNPARSTGPALFGPAIALEQLWLFWLAPIVGAIIGAVIHKALLGDED is encoded by the coding sequence ATGGCATCCAATGTCAAAAAATGGTCGGCGGAGTTTCTGGGTACTTTCTGGCTGACGTTTGGCGGTTGCGGCAGTGCGGTGCTGGCAGCGGCCTTTCCCGAAGTGGGCATCGGCCTGCTGGGCGTGTCCTTTGCCTTCGGCCTGACAGTGCTGACGGGCGCTTACGCCTTCGGTCCCGTCTCCGGCGGTCACTTCAATCCAGCGGTCTCCGTCGGTCTGGCCGTTGCGGGGCGTTTTCGCTTTGCCGAGCTGCCCGGCTACATCATTGCCCAGGTGCTGGGTGCCATTGTGGCGGCCGCCGCGCTGTATTTCATTGCCAGTGGCAAGGCCGGCGCCCAGGTGGCCGATCTGGCCACCAACGGCTACGGGGATCACTCGCCAGGCAAGTTCAATATGGCTGCGGCGCTGGTGACCGAAGTGGTGCTGACCGCCGTGTTTCTGCTGGTGATCCTGGGCTCCACCACCAAGAAGGCTGCCGTGGGCTTTGCGGGCATGAGCATCGGCCTGTGCCTGACGCTGATCCACCTGATCTCCATTCCCGTGACCAACACCTCGGTCAACCCCGCCCGCAGCACCGGCCCGGCACTGTTCGGGCCGGCCATCGCGCTGGAGCAACTGTGGCTGTTCTGGTTGGCTCCCATCGTGGGCGCCATCATCGGCGCCGTGATCCACAAGGCGCTGCTGGGTGACGAAGACTGA